The Rana temporaria chromosome 13, aRanTem1.1, whole genome shotgun sequence genome has a window encoding:
- the FOS gene encoding LOW QUALITY PROTEIN: proto-oncogene c-Fos (The sequence of the model RefSeq protein was modified relative to this genomic sequence to represent the inferred CDS: inserted 6 bases in 4 codons; deleted 4 bases in 3 codons; substituted 2 bases at 2 genomic stop codons), which yields MYHGFSSNSTDYEATSSRCSSASPAGDSMAYYPSPSASFSTXSPLHPQRXVGDTRHSNNSFVPTVTAISTSADLQWLVQPTLVSSVAPSQTRVHPYGAVPAYSRSGVLKSSSGRGQSQGRRGKVEQLSPEEEEKRRVRRVRNKMAAAKCRNRRRELTDTLQAETDELDDEXSILQAEIAALLKENEKLEFILAAHKPACKIPHDLDATXSGPDLILGPDPLPDILLGLSLLPEVTTLPAHRKTQLSPCFPSPPQSSIPEKESSQLQVSLGLKSEPLDDFLFGAPLPWGSSDAARSVPDVDLTSTLYTSEWDPCITHCLXDMEPLCTPVVTCTPTCTTYTTXFVFTYPESEPFPNCGAAHRRGTSNEQSSSDSLNSPTLLAL from the exons ATGTACCACGGCTTCTCCAGCAACAGCACCGACTACGAGGCGACATCCTCTCGGTGTAGCAGCGCCTCTCCAGCAGGAGACAGCATGGCTTACTACCCCTCCCCGTCCGCCTCCTTCTCCACATGATCCCCGCTCCACCCCCAACGGTAAGTGGGCGACACAAGAC ACTCCAACAACAGCTTTGTCCCCACCGTCACAGCCATCTCCACCTCAGCAGACCTGCAGTGGTTGGTCCAGCCTACTCTCGTCTCATCTGTGGCCCCATCCCAGACCAGAGTTCACCCCTATGGAGCAGTTCCAGCTTACAGCCGCAGCGGGGTGTTAAAAAGCTCTTCTGGCAGAGGACAGAGCCAGGGCAGGAGAGGAAAAGTTGAACAG cTTTCTCCCGAGGAAGAGGAGAAAAGGAGAGTTAGACGTGTAAGGAACAAGATGGCAGCAGCTAAATGCCGT AACCGTCGCCGGGAGCTGACAGACACCCTCCAAGCT gAAACTGATGAGCTGGATGATG AATCAATCCTGCAGGCTGAGATTGCAGCCCTTCTGAAAGAGAATGAAAAGCTTGAGTTCATCCTTGCTGCTCACAAACCTGCCTGCAAGATTCCACATGACTTGGACGCAAC TTCAGGACCTGACCTCATCCTTGGACCTGACCCCCTCCCTGACATCCTCCTTGGACTGTCTTTGCTCCCAGAAGTGACTACTCTTCCAGCTCACAGGAAGACACAATTGAGCCCATGTTTTCCATCACCTCCACAGTCTTCCATCCCTGAGAAggaatcctcccagctgcaggtatCCCTGGGACTAAAATCTGAGCCTCTTGATGACTTCCTGTTCGGCGCTCCCCTTCCATGGGGATCTTCTGACGCAGCT CGCTCTGTTCCTGATGTGGATTTGACAAGCACACTATACACCTCTGAATGGGACCCCTGTATAACACATTGTCT TGACATGGAGCCTCTGTGTACCCCGGTTGTTACCTGCACTCCAACATGTACCACCTACACCA TCTTTGTCTTCACATACCCAGAGTCTGAACCCTTCCCCAACTGTGGAGCCGCCCACAGGAGGGGA ACCAGCAACGAGCAATCTTCTTCGGACTCTCTCAACTCTCCCACTCTACTGGCCTTGTAA